A genomic region of Colletotrichum destructivum chromosome 1, complete sequence contains the following coding sequences:
- a CDS encoding Putative Marvel domain-containing protein, which produces MLNLITVGVWAIQGIVAIVVLGLSVDLVKGQMIGDAPTTTKHGTFTGGFGLAVAIMGFASAFIDAIPALAVMAADALCGLLLLGGGIKRSMASLINGGTVKVGEVNAHHKDLTYSRLLDNCRKATADQAMHFVTFGFAVATVFLVFLVWRNGRGSRSGSHV; this is translated from the exons ATGCTGAATCTCATCACTGTAGGCGTGTGGGCCATTCAG GGCATCGTGGCCATCGTTGTCCTGGGGCTATCTGTCGACCTTGTCAAGGGTCAGATGATTGGCGACGCCCCGACAACTACAAAGCATGGGACATTTACCGGCGGCTTCGGGCTGGCAGTGGCTATCATGGGCTTTGCATCTGCGTTCATCGATGCCATTCCAGCTCTCGCTGTCATGGCTGCCGATGCTCTCTGTGGACTTTTGTTACTCGGCGGTGGCATT AAACGCTCTATGGCAAGTCTAATTAATGGGGGAACCGTTAAAGTAGGGGAAGTTAACGCGCATCACAAAGACTTGACATATTCCCGACTCTTGGACAACTGCAGGAAGGCCACAGCTGATCAGGCCATGCATTTTGTGACGTTCGGTTTTGCAGTAGCCACCGTATTCCTGGTTTTCCTAGTTTGGAGGAACGGTCGTGGCAGTCGGAGTGGCAGCCATGTCTAA